The following proteins come from a genomic window of Actinomycetota bacterium:
- the nth gene encoding endonuclease III has protein sequence MNPESAIALPAEKRRALAAIYAERLAQAYGDPRPALHYRNSFELLLAVILSAQTTDEAVNRATPELFAAYPTPAALADAEQANVEKLVHSLGFFRQKARNIIATARMITTDFDGQVPDAMEELIQLPGVARKTANIVLGAAFGKVVGIAVDTHVFRLAHRLGLSTEKTPDKVERDLMDVLGPKKWYRVNYDLICHGRAVCTAKKPACEVCFLSDVCPSAYQVTAKVRRSK, from the coding sequence ATGAATCCAGAGTCGGCGATAGCATTGCCCGCCGAGAAACGCCGAGCCCTTGCCGCCATCTACGCCGAGCGACTGGCGCAGGCTTATGGCGACCCTCGGCCCGCTCTGCACTATCGAAATTCCTTTGAGCTTCTGCTTGCGGTCATTCTATCGGCGCAAACCACCGATGAAGCCGTCAACCGGGCAACACCGGAGTTGTTCGCCGCTTACCCGACGCCGGCGGCTTTGGCCGACGCAGAGCAGGCCAACGTCGAAAAGCTGGTGCACTCCCTGGGATTCTTTCGGCAGAAGGCGCGCAACATAATCGCGACTGCGCGGATGATCACGACTGATTTCGACGGCCAGGTACCAGACGCTATGGAGGAGCTCATCCAGCTGCCGGGCGTGGCGCGAAAGACGGCGAACATCGTACTTGGCGCCGCTTTTGGCAAGGTAGTGGGCATAGCCGTAGACACTCATGTGTTTCGCCTTGCGCACAGACTCGGCCTGTCTACCGAAAAAACGCCCGACAAGGTGGAGCGCGACCTGATGGACGTCCTTGGGCCGAAAAAGTGGTACCGCGTCAACTACGATCTGATCTGCCACGGCCGAGCTGTCTGCACGGCCAAGAAACCGGCTTGTGAGGTCTGCTTTCTTTCAGACGTCTGCCCGAGCGCCTATCAGGTCACTGCGAAGGTGCGCCGCTCAAAATAA